In a single window of the Ciconia boyciana chromosome 7, ASM3463844v1, whole genome shotgun sequence genome:
- the LOC140653925 gene encoding mitochondrial ubiquitin ligase activator of nfkb 1-A-like isoform X1: MDAPPITPGELLCLGSSLAFSGLFYYLYRKKARVVARIQEAPKLRVDDNLPALVSAADGRCLPYVALEGIVLPAKAALTSHYHEGLQGVIQKLLLKEHRLIWNALARSWSESERVLSEQVYTVPFLLASPDSEAVTQVSVESPLRAVCLPLETVYERFQQPAHGFRDLLGQYLSGEKPKGILETEEMLRVGAGLTGIGELALHLDGSLHLQPPAREGEYFLCLGDWQTVLAELESASGLWKGAAVLCAVAGLAVLLHALCRAYRRARLKQQPEDKEPDGEEAGDGGPEDSCVICLTRPRECVLLGCGHICCCFRCFQALPARLCPICRGPIDRVVPLYQA, encoded by the exons ATGGACGCGCCGCCCATCACgcctggggagctgctgtgtCTGGGCTCCAGCCTCGCCTTCTCCGGCCTCTTCTACTACCTGTACAGGAAGAAAGCCAGAGTCGTGGCACGCATACAG gaggCCCCAAAGCTCCGGGTTGATGACAATTTACCAGCACTGGTGTCTGCGGCTGATGGGAGGTGCCTGCCTTACGTTGCCCTGGAAG GCATAGTGCTGCCAGCCAAGGCTGCACTGACCAGCCATTACCatgaggggctgcagggcgtGATCCAGAAACTGCTTCTGAAAGAGCATCGGCTGATCTGGAACGCCTTGGCCCGCAGCTG GAGCGAGAGCGAGCGGGTGCTCTCGGAGCAGGTCTACACCGTCCCCTTCCTGCTGGCCTCACCAGACAGCGAGGCAGTGACGCAGGTGAGCGTGGAGAGCCCGCTCCGAGCTGTCTGCCTGCCGCTGGAGACGGTGTACGAGCGGTTCCAGCAGCCGGCCCATGGCTTCCGTGACCTGCTGGGCCAATACTTGAGCGGGGAGAAGCCCAAGGGCATCCTGGAGACGGAGGAGATGCTGCGGGTGGGGGCCGGGCTGACAGGCATTGGGGAGCTGGCCCTGCACCTCGACGGCTCCCTGCACCTCCAGCCACCGGCCCGGGAGGGCGAGTATTTCCTGTGCCTGGGGGACTGGCAGAcagtgctggcagagctggagtcGGCCAGCGGGCTCTGGAAGGGTGCGGCAGTGCTGTGCGCCGTGGCAGGCCTGGCCGTCCTCCTGCATGCCCTGTGCCGTGCCTACCGCCGCGCCCGCCTCAAGCAGCAGCCTGAGGACAAGGAGCCGGATGGTGAGGAGGCCGGGGACGGGGGGCCCGAGGACTCCTGCGTGATCTGCCTGACGCGGCCCCGCGAGTGCGTCCTCCTGGGCTGTGGccacatctgctgctgcttccgCTGCTTCCAGGCCTTGCCTGCCCGCCTCTGCCCCATCTGCCGGGGGCCCATTGACCGTGTGGTGCCCCTCTACCAGGCCTGA
- the LOC140653925 gene encoding mitochondrial ubiquitin ligase activator of nfkb 1-A-like isoform X2, with amino-acid sequence MRHPEGREREMRNPEGPREGSGGVLPEPGTMDAPPITPGELLCLGSSLAFSGLFYYLYRKKARVVARIQEAPKLRVDDNLPALVSAADGRCLPYVALEGIVLPAKAALTSHYHEGLQGVIQKLLLKEHRLIWNALARSWSESERVLSEQVYTVPFLLASPDSEAVTQVSVESPLRAVCLPLETVYERFQQPAHGFRDLLGQYLSGEKPKGILETEEMLRVGAGLTGIGELALHLDGSLHLQPPAREGEYFLCLGDWQTVLAELESASGLWKGAAVLCAVAGLAVLLHALCRAYRRARLKQQPEDKEPDGEEAGDGGPEDSCVICLTRPRECVLLGCGHICCCFRCFQALPARLCPICRGPIDRVVPLYQA; translated from the exons ATGAGACATCCCGAGGGACGGGAGCGGGAGATGAGAAATCCCGAGGGACCAAGGGAGGGGAGCGG AGGCGTGCTGCCCGAGCCTGGCACCATGGACGCGCCGCCCATCACgcctggggagctgctgtgtCTGGGCTCCAGCCTCGCCTTCTCCGGCCTCTTCTACTACCTGTACAGGAAGAAAGCCAGAGTCGTGGCACGCATACAG gaggCCCCAAAGCTCCGGGTTGATGACAATTTACCAGCACTGGTGTCTGCGGCTGATGGGAGGTGCCTGCCTTACGTTGCCCTGGAAG GCATAGTGCTGCCAGCCAAGGCTGCACTGACCAGCCATTACCatgaggggctgcagggcgtGATCCAGAAACTGCTTCTGAAAGAGCATCGGCTGATCTGGAACGCCTTGGCCCGCAGCTG GAGCGAGAGCGAGCGGGTGCTCTCGGAGCAGGTCTACACCGTCCCCTTCCTGCTGGCCTCACCAGACAGCGAGGCAGTGACGCAGGTGAGCGTGGAGAGCCCGCTCCGAGCTGTCTGCCTGCCGCTGGAGACGGTGTACGAGCGGTTCCAGCAGCCGGCCCATGGCTTCCGTGACCTGCTGGGCCAATACTTGAGCGGGGAGAAGCCCAAGGGCATCCTGGAGACGGAGGAGATGCTGCGGGTGGGGGCCGGGCTGACAGGCATTGGGGAGCTGGCCCTGCACCTCGACGGCTCCCTGCACCTCCAGCCACCGGCCCGGGAGGGCGAGTATTTCCTGTGCCTGGGGGACTGGCAGAcagtgctggcagagctggagtcGGCCAGCGGGCTCTGGAAGGGTGCGGCAGTGCTGTGCGCCGTGGCAGGCCTGGCCGTCCTCCTGCATGCCCTGTGCCGTGCCTACCGCCGCGCCCGCCTCAAGCAGCAGCCTGAGGACAAGGAGCCGGATGGTGAGGAGGCCGGGGACGGGGGGCCCGAGGACTCCTGCGTGATCTGCCTGACGCGGCCCCGCGAGTGCGTCCTCCTGGGCTGTGGccacatctgctgctgcttccgCTGCTTCCAGGCCTTGCCTGCCCGCCTCTGCCCCATCTGCCGGGGGCCCATTGACCGTGTGGTGCCCCTCTACCAGGCCTGA
- the ECE2 gene encoding endothelin-converting enzyme 2 translates to MARMNVALQELGHAMPDYKRATLQDDEGPEPAGDGSTSPDSVEVGFRKGPGLLLSRLASRSQLELVLCAVAVSLALLLGVAVVALAIQYRRDPSHSTCLTDACIRVASKILEALDAETDPCQDFYQYSCGGWIKRNPLPNGRSKWSTFNSIWDQNQAIMKHLLENATFNSSSEAERKTQRYYLSCLKEQRIEELGSQPLMELIDKIGGWNVTGSWNQTSFMEVLKMVSGTYRATPFFTVYVGADSKSSNSNVIQVDQSGLFLPSRDYYLNKTANERVLAAYLDYMVELGTLLGGAPEPTRLQMQQVLDFETQLANITVPQAERRDDEKIYHKMSIAELQALAPAIDWLDYLSYALAPLELADTEPVVVYGDTYLQQVSDLINSTDRSILNNYLIWNLVQKTASSLDQRFETAQERLLETLYGTRKSCTPRWQTCISNTDDTLGFALGSLFVKATFDRDSKAIAEEMISEIRAAFEVSLDQLDWMDEKTRQAAKEKADAIYDMIGFPDFILDNKDLDDVYDGYEVSEDSFFQNMLNFYNFSAKVMADQLRKPPNRDQWSMTPQTVNAYYLPTKNGIVFPAGILQAPFYARNHPKALNFGGIGVVMGHELTHAFDDQGREYDKEGNLRPWWQNSSLEAFKNRTACMTEQYSRYTVHREKVNGRQTLGENIADNGGLKAAYNAYKSWLQKNGEEKRLPALGLTNHQLFFVGFAQVWCSVRTPESSHEGLVTDPHSPDKYRVIGTLSNSRDFVEHFGCPLGSPMNPGKHCEVW, encoded by the exons ATGGCCAGGATGAACGTGGCCCTCCAGGAGCTCGGACACGCC ATGCCCGACTACAAGCGTGCCACGCTGCAGGACGACGAGGGGCCGGAGCCGGCAGGGGATGGCAGCACTTCTCCTGACAGCGTGGAG gtGGGGTTTCggaaggggccggggctgctgctgagccgCCTGGCCTCGCGCAGCCAGCTGGAGCTGGTGCTCTGCGCCGTCGCCGtctccctggccctgctgctcgGCGTTGCCGTTGTCGCCCTGGCCATCCAGTACCGCAGAG ATCCCTCTCACAGCACGTGCCTGACGGATGCCTGCATCCGGGTGGCCAGCAAGATCCTGGAGGCCCTGGATGCAGAGACGGACCCGTGCCAGGACTTCTACCAGTACTCGTGCGGGGGCTGGATCAAGAGGAACCCGCTGCCCAACGGGCGCTCCAAGTGGAGCACCTTCAACAGCATCTGGGACCAGAACCAGGCCATCATGAAGCACCTCCTAG AGAACGCCACCTTCAACTCCAGCAGTGAGGCGGAGCGGAAGACGCAGCGATACTACCTGTCCTGCCTCAAGGAGCAGAGGATAGAGGAGCTGGGCTCCCAGCCCCTCATGGAGCTCATCGACAAG ATCGGGGGGTGGAACGTCACCGGCTCCTGGAACCAGACCAGCTTCATGGAGGTCCTCAAGATGGTGTCAGGCACGTACCGGGCGACCCCCTTCTTCACGGTGTATGTGGGTGCGGACTCCAAGAGCTCCAACAGCAACGTCATCCAG GTAGATCAGTCGGGGCTTTTCCTCCCATCCCGGGATTACTACCTGAACAAGACCGCCAACGAGAGG GTCCTGGCAGCGTACCTGGACTACATGGTGGagctgggcacgctgctggggGGGGCCCCGGAGCCCACCCGCCTCCAGATGCAGCAGGTGCTGGACTTCGAAACCCAGCTGGCCAACATCACCGTGCCCCAGGCTGAGCGGCGGGACGACGAGAAGATCTACCACAAGATGAGCATCGCCGAGCTGCAG GCCCTGGCCCCCGCCATCGACTGGCTGGATTACCTGTCCTATGCCCTGGCCCCACTGGAGCTGGCCGACACGGAGCCCGTGGTGGTGTATGGGGACACCTACCTCCAGCAGGTCTCCGACCTCATCAACAGCACCGACAGGAG CATCCTGAACAACTACCTGATCTGGAACCTGGTGCAGAAGACGGCCTCCAGCCTGGACCAGCGCTTTGAGACAGCACAAGAGAGGTTGCTGGAGACACTCTACGGCACCAGGAAG TCCTGCACGCCCCGCTGGCAAACCTGCATCTCCAACACGGATGACACGCTGGGCTTCGCCCTGGGCTCCCTCTTTGTCAAAGCCACCTTCGACCGGGACAGCAAAGCCATC gctgagGAGATGATCAGCGAGATCCGGGCAGCCTTCGAGGTGTCCCTGGACCAGCTGGACTGGATGGACGAGAAGACCAGGCAGGCTGCGAAGGAGAAG GCAGACGCCATCTATGACATGATCGGCTTCCCCGACTTCATCCTGGACAACAAGGACCTGGACGATGTCTATGATGGG TACGAGGTCTCGGAGGACTCCTTCTTCCAGAACATGCTCAACTTCTACAACTTCTCCGCCAAAGTGATGGCCGACCAGCTCCGGAAACCCCCCAACCGCGACCA gtGGAGCATGACCCCGCAGACCGTCAATGCCTACTATCTGCCCACCAAGAACGGGATTGTCTTCCCCGCCGGCATCCTGCAGGCTCCCTTCTACGCCCGCAACCACCCCAA AGCACTTAATTTCGGCGGCATCGGCGTGGTGATGGGGCACGAGCTGACCCACGCGTTTGACGACCAAG GGCGGGAGTACGACAAGGAGGGCAACCTGCGGCCATGGTGGCAGAACTCCTCCCTGGAGGCCTTCAAGAACCGGACAGCATGCATGACGGAGCAGTACAGCCGCTACACCGTCCACCGTGAGAAGGTCAACGGCCGGCAGACGCTGGGCGAGAACATCGCCGACAACGGCGGGCTCAAGGCAGCCTACAAC GCGTACAAGTCCTGGCTGCAGAAGAATGGGGAGGAGAAGcgcctgccagccctggggctcaCCAACCACCAGCTCTTCTTCGTGGGCTTTGCACAG GTGTGGTGCTCCGTCCGGACGCCCGAGAGCTCCCACGAAGGGCTGGTGACCGACCCCCACAGCCCTGACAAGTACCGTGTCATCGGCACCCTCAGCAACTCCCGGGACTTTGTCGAACATTTCGGCTGCCCCCTGGGCTCCCCCATGAACCCCGGCAAGCACTGTGAGGTGTGGTAG